Proteins from one Candidatus Methylomirabilota bacterium genomic window:
- a CDS encoding class I SAM-dependent methyltransferase translates to MSRFETEWRARFERYGHLYTDEAQISGWSAEGLRRRVELFQRLIEPPPSGSPATALELGCGAGTYVRWLAGLGYRTVGLDYSLATLGRAIAADSGGKGSYVAGEAYALPCRSGSLDLVVSIGVLQALAEPRRAIEEIARVLRPGGRLVVEVLNSRAAVAMARRAYQRLRGMPPRVVTYNPAQVTRWLSDHGIRVEQEAALCLPPRQLPGLGRLLQAGPIQMAVNRVPALARALAHAVWLVGRAREARS, encoded by the coding sequence ATGAGCCGTTTCGAGACCGAGTGGCGGGCTCGCTTCGAGCGTTACGGCCACCTCTACACCGACGAGGCTCAGATTTCTGGCTGGTCGGCCGAAGGCCTCCGTCGCCGGGTCGAGCTGTTCCAGCGGCTCATCGAGCCACCCCCCTCGGGGTCCCCGGCCACGGCGCTTGAGCTCGGCTGCGGCGCCGGCACGTACGTGCGGTGGCTGGCCGGCCTCGGGTACCGGACGGTCGGGCTGGACTACTCGCTGGCCACGCTTGGTCGGGCCATCGCGGCAGATTCCGGCGGTAAGGGATCGTACGTGGCGGGGGAAGCCTACGCGCTGCCATGCCGCTCCGGCAGCCTCGACCTGGTCGTCTCCATCGGTGTGCTACAGGCGCTCGCCGAGCCGCGGCGGGCCATCGAGGAGATCGCCCGGGTGTTGCGCCCGGGCGGGCGGCTCGTCGTCGAAGTGCTGAACAGCAGGGCGGCGGTGGCGATGGCGCGGCGAGCCTATCAACGGCTGAGGGGCATGCCGCCGCGGGTTGTCACGTACAATCCCGCTCAAGTCACCCGCTGGCTGTCGGATCACGGCATCCGTGTCGAGCAGGAGGCGGCGCTCTGTTTGCCGCCTCGTCAGCTGCCGGGCCTGGGACGGCTGCTTCAGGCGGGACCGATCCAGATGGCGGTGAACCGGGTGCCGGCTCTGGCACGCGCGCTGGCGCACGCGGTGTGGCTCGTCGGCCGAGCCCGGGAGGCTCGCTCATGA
- a CDS encoding TIGR04063 family PEP-CTERM/XrtA system glycosyltransferase — protein MRVLHILDHSLPVMSGYSTRSHNIITFQRRLGFQPVVLTSPKHPRGGPPCETRNGIPYYRTQRPTRKRTLPYASELAMMARFARRIRDVARAEDVKVLHAHSPVLNGLPAIWAARRLGLPAVYESRAFWEDAAVDHGTTRENSVRYRITRALETLAFRQATRVVVIAHAMRQEVIGRGIAADRIHVVPNGVDADRFSPAPRDEALAQRLGLTDGPVFGFIGSFYHYEGLRFLVETFPALRERIPGARILLVGGGEDEAALRAAAVDGVIFAGQVPYNRVTDYYSLIDVFVCPRRRMRLTELVTPLKPLEAMAAGLPVLASDVGGLAELIEHGTTGLLFRADDAAAFVREAVNLASDPALCAKLGARAREHVRAERTWDRVVSRYPAIYGFEPATAAAAHSR, from the coding sequence ATGAGGGTGCTGCACATCCTCGATCATTCGCTTCCCGTCATGAGCGGCTACAGCACTCGGAGCCACAACATCATCACGTTCCAGCGCCGACTGGGATTCCAGCCGGTGGTGCTGACATCACCCAAGCATCCACGGGGCGGCCCCCCCTGCGAGACGCGGAACGGCATTCCCTACTACCGCACGCAGCGGCCGACCCGCAAGCGCACCCTGCCCTACGCCTCGGAGCTGGCGATGATGGCGCGCTTCGCGCGACGCATCCGGGATGTCGCCCGGGCGGAGGACGTGAAGGTCCTCCACGCTCACTCGCCCGTGCTGAACGGCTTGCCCGCCATCTGGGCGGCCCGACGGCTGGGCCTGCCCGCAGTCTACGAGTCGCGGGCCTTCTGGGAGGACGCGGCGGTCGACCACGGAACCACCCGTGAGAACTCGGTGCGCTACCGCATCACCCGCGCGCTGGAGACCCTCGCCTTCCGGCAGGCGACGCGCGTCGTGGTCATCGCGCACGCGATGAGACAGGAGGTCATCGGCCGCGGGATCGCGGCGGACCGCATCCACGTGGTGCCGAACGGCGTTGACGCCGACCGTTTCAGCCCGGCCCCACGTGACGAGGCGCTGGCCCAGCGGCTCGGCCTCACCGATGGGCCGGTCTTCGGCTTCATCGGCTCCTTCTACCACTACGAGGGTCTGCGGTTCCTGGTCGAGACGTTCCCGGCCCTGCGCGAGCGCATCCCGGGCGCACGGATCCTTCTCGTCGGCGGCGGCGAGGACGAGGCGGCTCTCCGCGCCGCCGCGGTGGACGGCGTCATCTTTGCCGGACAAGTGCCCTACAACCGGGTCACCGACTACTACTCGCTGATCGACGTATTCGTGTGCCCGCGCCGACGCATGCGGCTCACCGAGCTCGTGACTCCGCTGAAGCCGCTCGAGGCCATGGCCGCCGGGCTCCCGGTCCTGGCCAGCGACGTGGGTGGCCTCGCCGAGCTGATCGAGCACGGCACGACCGGGCTGCTCTTCCGGGCCGATGACGCGGCGGCCTTCGTGCGGGAGGCGGTGAATCTGGCCTCCGATCCCGCGCTGTGCGCCAAGCTCGGCGCGCGGGCCCGGGAGCACGTGCGCGCCGAGCGCACCTGGGATCGAGTCGTGTCACGGTATCCGGCGATCTACGGGTTCGAGCCCGCCACCGCCGCGGCGGCGCATTCTCGCTGA
- a CDS encoding glycosyltransferase yields the protein MPPRVLVLSSVFPNPRQPAFGVFVRERVRRVARRCEVQVIAPLPWFPMNRLIRGDRWSGISPLETLPGLPPIHHPRFFCIPRHFKQLDGLLYAASLLPVLLRLRQRFPFDVIDAQFDYPDGVGAVLLAKLLRCPVTVTLRGSIVRLAGYPLHRPQLRWALRAADRVISVSRSLKDTAMAIGVPGEQIRVISNGVDTERFFPMSRVAAREALGLPLDRRIILSIGGLNEGKGHHHVIEILPALRERHPDLLYVIVGGGQPGNSYRPVLERMIRDRGLESHVLLAGERAHDEIPRWMGAADLFCLATRSEGWANVLLEALACGRPVVSTRVGGNAEIVTGEHLGLLAPYGDGPALERTLLDVLDRRWEAETLADHARRHSWDATADQVLEELTRLVPGGATADGAEAARTAAGRRS from the coding sequence ATGCCGCCTCGCGTCCTGGTCCTCAGCTCGGTCTTTCCGAACCCGCGTCAGCCCGCGTTCGGAGTCTTCGTTCGGGAGCGTGTGCGGCGGGTCGCTCGTCGCTGCGAGGTTCAGGTGATCGCGCCCCTGCCGTGGTTCCCGATGAATCGGCTCATCCGGGGAGACCGGTGGAGTGGGATCTCTCCTCTTGAGACACTGCCGGGCCTGCCGCCGATCCACCATCCGCGCTTCTTCTGCATCCCGCGGCACTTCAAGCAGCTGGATGGCCTGCTCTACGCAGCCTCGCTCCTGCCGGTCCTCTTGCGGCTGCGGCAGCGCTTTCCGTTCGACGTGATCGACGCGCAGTTCGACTACCCGGATGGGGTCGGCGCCGTGCTACTCGCCAAGCTGCTGCGGTGCCCGGTGACCGTCACCCTCCGGGGTAGCATCGTGCGCCTGGCTGGCTATCCCCTCCACCGTCCTCAGCTTCGCTGGGCGCTGCGAGCCGCGGATCGGGTCATCTCGGTGAGCCGCTCGCTCAAGGACACCGCGATGGCGATCGGCGTGCCCGGCGAGCAGATCCGGGTCATTTCGAACGGGGTGGATACCGAGCGGTTTTTCCCCATGAGCCGCGTCGCGGCCCGGGAGGCGCTGGGGCTTCCGCTGGATCGGCGAATCATCCTGTCGATCGGCGGGCTCAACGAGGGCAAGGGGCATCACCACGTCATCGAGATCCTCCCCGCGCTCCGGGAGCGGCACCCGGATCTCCTCTACGTCATTGTGGGAGGCGGACAGCCCGGCAACAGTTACCGGCCCGTTCTGGAGCGGATGATCCGCGATCGCGGGCTGGAGTCGCACGTGCTTCTGGCCGGCGAGCGCGCCCACGACGAGATCCCGCGCTGGATGGGAGCGGCGGACCTCTTCTGCCTGGCGACCCGGTCGGAAGGCTGGGCCAACGTGCTGCTCGAAGCGCTGGCGTGCGGTCGGCCGGTGGTGAGCACCCGCGTGGGCGGCAATGCCGAGATCGTCACCGGCGAGCACCTGGGGCTGCTGGCTCCCTATGGCGACGGCCCGGCGCTCGAGCGGACCCTCCTGGACGTGCTCGACCGGCGCTGGGAAGCGGAGACGCTCGCGGACCACGCCCGCCGTCACTCCTGGGACGCCACCGCCGACCAGGTACTCGAGGAGCTGACCCGGTTGGTTCCGGGCGGCGCGACGGCCGATGGCGCGGAGGCGGCGCGTACTGCCGCGGGGCGGCGAAGTTGA
- a CDS encoding phenylacetate--CoA ligase family protein, whose protein sequence is MHRAVVDRVMFPLQEWIKGKPTYALLRELEKSQWLDGEALRELQFRSLRRHLDFAYREVPYYTRLLDEHGLQPSRIQSFEDFSRIPYLTRDDLRRHFAELQPRRRRRGVQAMSTGGSTGSPVTVLVDRERAALADAIRLRCHRWYDAGPGTREIALWGSPIESTKQDRVRTLRDRLINSKFLSAFDLGEATLARYAQVVRQYRPQKLFGYASALALLAGYLRREGWRPDPGSVRAVFTTAEPLYDFQRALIGSVFGCPVSVEYGCRDAALMATECPSGGLHIPVEAVTVEILPTPGESDGDRGEIVVSNTHSFAMPIIRYRTGDIGAFERAACGCGRALPRLRSVEGRRTDFLVTRGGRVMHALAAIYVLREVPGIRQFQLIQERVDLVRVTVAPDVGFPATATDQIVAKLEGLFEGEIAVELELVASIPPLPSGKHRYVISRVADEHLATLTAPQA, encoded by the coding sequence ATGCACCGCGCGGTGGTCGACCGGGTGATGTTCCCGTTGCAGGAGTGGATCAAGGGCAAGCCGACCTACGCCCTGCTTCGAGAGCTGGAGAAGAGCCAGTGGCTCGACGGGGAGGCGCTCCGCGAGCTGCAATTTCGCTCCCTCCGGCGACATCTCGACTTTGCCTACCGGGAGGTCCCGTACTACACGCGACTACTGGACGAGCACGGGCTCCAGCCGAGCCGGATCCAGTCGTTCGAAGACTTCTCCCGCATCCCGTATCTCACCCGGGACGATCTGCGGCGGCACTTCGCCGAGCTGCAGCCCCGCCGACGCCGGCGGGGGGTGCAGGCCATGAGTACTGGCGGCTCCACCGGCTCGCCGGTCACCGTGCTGGTGGACCGCGAGCGGGCGGCCCTCGCCGACGCGATTCGACTGCGCTGCCACCGCTGGTATGACGCGGGACCGGGCACGCGCGAGATCGCGCTGTGGGGCTCGCCGATCGAGTCCACCAAGCAGGACCGGGTGCGAACCCTGCGCGATCGCCTCATCAACTCGAAGTTCCTGTCCGCCTTCGACCTGGGCGAAGCCACGCTCGCGCGCTACGCGCAAGTGGTTCGCCAGTACCGGCCGCAGAAGCTCTTCGGCTACGCGAGCGCGCTCGCCCTGCTCGCGGGGTATCTGCGCCGCGAGGGCTGGCGGCCGGATCCGGGGAGCGTGCGCGCGGTGTTCACCACCGCCGAGCCGCTCTACGACTTCCAGCGCGCCCTGATCGGCTCGGTCTTCGGCTGTCCGGTGTCCGTCGAGTACGGGTGTCGAGACGCCGCTCTCATGGCCACGGAGTGTCCGAGCGGCGGCCTTCATATCCCGGTGGAGGCGGTCACGGTTGAGATCCTACCCACGCCCGGGGAGAGCGACGGCGACCGCGGCGAGATCGTCGTGAGCAATACCCACTCCTTCGCCATGCCGATCATCCGCTATCGCACCGGCGATATCGGGGCGTTCGAGCGCGCGGCGTGCGGCTGCGGCCGCGCGCTGCCTCGCTTGAGGAGCGTGGAAGGACGGCGCACCGACTTCCTCGTCACGCGGGGCGGCAGGGTCATGCACGCGCTCGCGGCCATCTACGTGCTGCGTGAGGTTCCGGGGATCCGTCAGTTTCAGCTGATACAGGAGCGCGTGGATCTGGTCCGCGTCACCGTGGCCCCAGACGTCGGCTTTCCGGCGACGGCGACCGATCAGATCGTGGCCAAGCTGGAGGGTCTCTTCGAAGGAGAGATCGCGGTGGAGCTGGAGCTCGTGGCCAGCATTCCCCCGCTACCGTCGGGAAAGCACCGCTACGTCATCTCTCGCGTCGCGGACGAGCATCTCGCGACGCTGACCGCCCCCCAGGCTTGA
- a CDS encoding right-handed parallel beta-helix repeat-containing protein yields MPLAPARAAEIGPGGDLCAAINTLQPGDELVLAPGDYSGPCTIQRGGRAGAPIVVRAADPGQRPRIVYRGASANVLDVKADHVTVRGLAFGPTAPGVDGVRVFARAGVSVTDCEFDGLGGIAVAANHTSIAGLSVLRNVITNSGSTGMYFGCHEGVECVVSGLRVEDNFIEHVNASEPEIGYGLQVKLNSTGVIRSNVIVDTKGPGIMVYGARDGLRSNLVERNVVMGSRTSSGIVIGGGPAIVRNNVVLLNREAGIGLEDYGGRGLLRSVIVAHNSVYKNTGAGILIPEGRPLRDIVIRSNAIQARAGTTTLPGARPEIDMMGNVDCTWAPCFVDPDRLDFSPLMGSLLSMPGSMRPGPWLPADDFFGVPRGPLPTVGAVERKAKPIRVTP; encoded by the coding sequence ATGCCTCTGGCGCCTGCCCGGGCCGCCGAAATCGGCCCCGGTGGGGATCTGTGCGCGGCCATCAATACGCTGCAGCCGGGCGACGAGCTGGTCCTGGCTCCCGGCGACTATTCGGGGCCCTGCACGATTCAGCGTGGCGGGCGCGCCGGCGCGCCGATCGTGGTTCGCGCGGCCGACCCCGGACAGAGGCCGCGCATCGTCTATCGGGGAGCCTCGGCCAACGTGCTGGACGTCAAGGCCGACCACGTGACCGTCCGGGGCCTGGCCTTCGGCCCGACCGCTCCCGGCGTCGACGGCGTCCGCGTCTTCGCGCGAGCCGGGGTGAGCGTCACCGATTGCGAGTTCGACGGCCTGGGCGGCATCGCGGTCGCGGCCAACCACACGAGCATCGCCGGCCTGTCCGTGCTCCGCAATGTCATCACCAATTCCGGCTCCACCGGCATGTACTTCGGCTGCCACGAGGGCGTGGAGTGCGTGGTATCCGGACTGCGGGTGGAGGACAACTTCATCGAGCACGTCAACGCCTCCGAACCGGAAATCGGCTATGGGCTGCAGGTCAAGCTGAACTCGACCGGCGTCATTCGCAGCAACGTGATCGTCGACACCAAGGGGCCCGGGATCATGGTGTACGGGGCTCGCGACGGACTCCGCAGCAATCTCGTGGAGCGCAACGTCGTCATGGGCTCCCGGACCAGCTCGGGCATTGTCATCGGAGGAGGGCCCGCGATCGTGCGCAACAACGTGGTGCTGTTGAACCGCGAGGCCGGCATCGGCCTCGAGGACTATGGAGGCCGAGGGCTGCTACGATCCGTCATCGTGGCCCACAACTCCGTGTACAAGAACACCGGAGCCGGTATCCTGATCCCGGAGGGCAGACCGCTCCGGGACATCGTGATCAGGAGCAATGCCATCCAGGCCCGGGCCGGGACTACGACCTTGCCCGGCGCGCGACCTGAGATCGACATGATGGGAAACGTGGATTGCACGTGGGCGCCCTGCTTCGTCGATCCCGACCGCCTGGATTTCTCCCCGCTGATGGGCTCGCTGCTCTCGATGCCGGGCTCGATGCGCCCCGGTCCCTGGTTGCCCGCCGACGATTTCTTCGGGGTGCCGCGAGGGCCATTGCCGACGGTCGGCGCGGTGGAGCGCAAGGCGAAGCCGATTCGGGTCACCCCGTGA
- a CDS encoding GGDEF domain-containing protein: MTEAESAPRTFSEAEFRHLLTLELLRCTRYQDFLSLCLIRASGPGVEDADLESGVRRHVADMLRATDFVGSIGRDIAVLLVHTPESETSLIADRIRDGIRKVFVATGGREGRGAGSSVDVRLGFACFPTDGTSDDALLAHAAARLLE, from the coding sequence ATGACCGAAGCCGAGAGCGCTCCTCGGACGTTCAGTGAGGCGGAATTCCGTCATTTGCTCACGCTGGAGCTGCTGCGCTGTACCCGCTACCAGGACTTCCTGTCCCTCTGTCTGATCCGAGCCAGCGGCCCGGGAGTTGAGGACGCCGATCTCGAGTCCGGCGTCCGGCGGCACGTCGCCGACATGCTGCGGGCCACCGACTTCGTCGGGAGCATCGGCCGGGACATCGCGGTGTTGCTCGTCCACACTCCGGAGAGCGAGACGTCCCTCATCGCCGACCGTATTCGAGATGGCATCCGCAAGGTGTTCGTCGCGACCGGGGGGCGCGAAGGCCGCGGTGCGGGCTCATCGGTGGATGTGCGTCTCGGCTTCGCGTGCTTCCCGACCGACGGCACCAGTGACGATGCGCTCCTGGCACATGCCGCGGCCCGGCTGCTGGAATAG
- a CDS encoding sigma-54 dependent transcriptional regulator, whose product MKNRVVLVAVPEPSAQQHLAGTLSEWGYEPVCTASMESALLEIAQRRFLVSLLDLGNNVTDLLRRLKIQGGSPGAIVVIADADASERAVEATALGADDFLQKPFSADDLENVIKSALARPRRSWERTVDDEARKRLRDEVGLWRSPKMSEVREIIEQAARVDVTVLICGETGAGKDVVARAIHDASVRETGPFIKVNCAAVPRELLESELFGHERGAFTGAHQLKIGKFESADRGTIFLDEIGDLHPALQGKLLHVLQDGQFSRVGGRSTVKVDVRVLAATNQDLEQAVAAGRFREDLYYRLNVIQVMVPPLRERPEEIPVLAEYFMQRYSQVFRREGLRLPPETLQRLMHHRFPGNVRELENMVKRMIVLGDPLLRRSPLFGAPPPVDENGIARPAKAASLSLKDIARKAAQVAEREAILQALEQTQWNRVRAAKLLEISYRALLYKIKDSGLDRERRGAHRP is encoded by the coding sequence ATGAAGAACAGAGTCGTGCTCGTCGCTGTCCCGGAACCGAGCGCCCAGCAGCACCTGGCCGGTACCCTCAGCGAATGGGGCTACGAGCCGGTCTGTACTGCCTCGATGGAGTCCGCGCTGCTGGAGATTGCGCAGCGGCGCTTCCTCGTGAGCCTGCTCGACCTCGGGAACAATGTCACGGACCTCCTGCGTCGTCTGAAGATTCAGGGCGGCTCGCCCGGGGCGATCGTGGTGATCGCCGACGCCGATGCCAGCGAGCGAGCGGTCGAAGCCACCGCCCTCGGCGCCGACGATTTCCTCCAGAAGCCGTTCTCTGCGGACGACCTCGAGAATGTGATCAAGAGCGCCCTCGCCCGTCCCCGCCGCAGCTGGGAGCGCACGGTCGACGACGAGGCCCGGAAGCGGCTCCGGGACGAGGTCGGCCTCTGGCGCAGCCCGAAGATGAGCGAGGTCCGCGAGATCATCGAGCAGGCCGCCCGCGTGGACGTCACCGTGCTCATCTGCGGCGAGACCGGCGCGGGCAAGGACGTGGTCGCCCGGGCCATCCACGATGCCTCGGTGCGGGAAACCGGGCCGTTCATCAAGGTCAACTGCGCCGCGGTGCCTCGCGAATTGCTGGAGAGCGAGCTGTTCGGTCACGAGCGGGGCGCGTTCACCGGGGCTCACCAGTTGAAGATCGGCAAGTTCGAGTCCGCCGATCGCGGCACCATCTTTCTCGACGAGATCGGCGACCTGCATCCGGCTCTGCAGGGCAAGCTCCTGCACGTGCTCCAGGATGGCCAGTTCTCCCGCGTGGGCGGCCGTTCCACCGTCAAGGTGGACGTGCGCGTCCTCGCCGCGACGAACCAGGATCTCGAGCAGGCGGTGGCAGCCGGACGGTTCCGCGAAGACCTCTACTACCGGCTGAACGTCATCCAGGTGATGGTCCCGCCATTGCGCGAGCGCCCGGAGGAAATCCCGGTCCTGGCCGAGTACTTCATGCAGCGCTACTCTCAGGTGTTTCGGCGCGAGGGGTTGCGGCTGCCGCCCGAGACCTTGCAGCGGCTGATGCACCACCGGTTCCCGGGCAACGTGCGTGAGCTCGAAAACATGGTCAAGCGGATGATCGTGCTGGGCGATCCGCTCCTGCGACGTAGCCCGTTGTTCGGCGCGCCCCCGCCGGTCGATGAGAACGGCATTGCCCGTCCGGCCAAGGCGGCCAGCCTCTCGTTGAAGGACATCGCTCGAAAGGCCGCCCAGGTCGCGGAGCGAGAGGCGATCCTGCAAGCCCTCGAGCAGACCCAGTGGAACCGCGTGCGGGCGGCAAAGCTCCTGGAAATCTCCTACCGCGCCCTGCTCTACAAGATCAAGGACAGCGGACTGGATCGGGAGCGACGGGGAGCCCATCGGCCGTGA
- a CDS encoding XrtA system polysaccharide chain length determinant — MSPSAQTFEDADERPSGGAGLERISAAWKRRKWLGIIVCLLPLTATLTAIMALPDLYQSTALVLVERQQVPEAFVRPTVTSQLEIRLQTISQEILSRSRLESLITRFGLYPNLRTRTSSEEAVDQMRRDIQIDLRGNDPKKGGSTTAFALSYRGADPQTVAQVTNTLASFYIEENLKARERQATGTAEFLRAQLGEAQKRLDEQEAKVSAFRRRNMGSLPQQMAANLTALDSLNARLRSNVDNQVRLAERRDQLASQLAQARIDAGGPEPDDVRLARLRQALVALRMKYTDLWPDIVQIKDEIARLEKQMADPKSKPKTAEIPPTPEVMRLQGMLKSAETELALTKTDEQRLRKSMDSYQARIDETPKNEQEFQELTRNYETTKDLYQNLTRRFEEAQLAESMEQRQKGEQFKILDSAVPAASPTAPRRDRLLIVSIVLSLALGAGAVILAEVLDTSFHSASDLRGHVGIPLLVSIPRILTDHDVRRQRWRFRFLATGVVLSVLVVAGSSYFFAHGNEQLAQLLSRPAAART, encoded by the coding sequence GTGAGCCCGTCGGCCCAGACCTTCGAAGACGCCGACGAGCGCCCATCGGGCGGAGCGGGGCTCGAGCGAATCTCCGCGGCCTGGAAGCGCCGGAAGTGGCTGGGGATCATCGTGTGCCTCCTGCCGCTGACCGCCACGCTCACCGCGATCATGGCGCTGCCGGATCTGTACCAGTCCACCGCCCTGGTCCTGGTCGAGCGTCAGCAGGTGCCCGAGGCTTTCGTCCGCCCCACCGTGACCAGCCAGCTCGAGATTCGACTGCAGACCATCAGCCAGGAGATCCTGAGCCGCTCACGCCTCGAGAGCCTGATCACGCGCTTCGGCCTCTATCCGAACCTCCGCACGCGCACGTCGAGCGAGGAGGCGGTGGATCAGATGCGGCGGGATATCCAGATCGACCTCCGAGGCAATGACCCGAAGAAGGGCGGAAGCACGACCGCCTTCGCCTTGTCGTACCGGGGTGCCGATCCTCAGACGGTCGCCCAGGTGACCAACACACTCGCCTCGTTCTATATCGAGGAGAACCTGAAGGCGCGGGAGCGCCAGGCCACGGGCACCGCCGAATTCCTGCGGGCCCAACTCGGCGAGGCCCAGAAGCGGCTGGATGAGCAGGAGGCGAAGGTGAGCGCCTTCCGCCGTCGGAACATGGGCTCACTGCCCCAGCAGATGGCCGCCAACCTCACGGCACTGGATTCGCTGAACGCCCGGCTCCGGAGCAACGTGGACAATCAGGTCCGCCTCGCCGAGCGCCGGGATCAACTGGCATCCCAGCTCGCGCAGGCCAGGATCGATGCGGGAGGCCCCGAGCCCGACGACGTACGGCTGGCCCGACTCCGTCAGGCACTGGTCGCGTTGCGGATGAAGTACACCGATTTGTGGCCGGACATCGTCCAGATCAAGGACGAGATCGCGCGCCTCGAGAAGCAGATGGCCGATCCGAAATCCAAGCCCAAGACCGCCGAGATTCCCCCCACCCCCGAGGTCATGCGCCTTCAGGGCATGCTCAAGTCCGCCGAGACCGAGCTGGCGCTGACCAAGACCGACGAGCAGCGACTCCGCAAGTCGATGGACTCCTATCAGGCGCGGATCGACGAGACGCCCAAGAACGAGCAGGAGTTTCAGGAGCTGACCCGGAACTACGAGACCACGAAGGACCTGTACCAGAACCTCACCAGGCGGTTCGAGGAGGCCCAGCTCGCCGAAAGCATGGAGCAGCGGCAGAAGGGCGAGCAGTTCAAGATCCTGGACTCGGCGGTACCCGCGGCCAGCCCGACCGCGCCCCGGCGCGATCGCCTCCTGATCGTGAGCATCGTGCTGTCGCTGGCGCTCGGGGCCGGGGCCGTCATCCTGGCGGAAGTGCTCGACACGTCCTTTCACTCCGCGTCGGACCTGCGTGGACACGTCGGGATTCCCCTGCTGGTCAGCATCCCGAGGATCCTCACCGATCACGACGTGAGGCGGCAGCGGTGGCGGTTCCGCTTTCTCGCGACTGGAGTCGTGCTGAGCGTGCTCGTGGTGGCCGGCTCGTCCTACTTCTTTGCTCACGGGAACGAGCAGCTCGCCCAGCTGCTATCCAGACCTGCCGCCGCCCGGACCTGA
- a CDS encoding AAA family ATPase, whose protein sequence is MAIYLPFYGLERDPFGVTPDPEFLFMTPGHREALAQLLYGIQERKGFILITAEVGMGKTTLLQALRRELDSTTAVAYVSNSMLPFQGLLEYMLEDFEIQKPGESHAQRLVTLQNFLLERHRTGQNTVLILDEAQNLYPQTLEQIRLLSNFETTKEKILQIVLVGQPELLARLELPELRQLKQRIGMLCSIPRMTRNATRNYMRTRLRLAGANDAGIFTEEAVTRITDYADGIPRIVNTLCDHCLLIGYADQTRRIDRDIVEQAIGYLEAGAVPRQTRRTRVRARTGRSRARPSRMTPLRWGLLGTSAALIAGVAMTFVAHPSLLPHAMDLSTTYLSDIARMVRTLMAR, encoded by the coding sequence GTGGCCATCTACCTGCCGTTCTATGGACTCGAGCGGGATCCTTTCGGGGTGACTCCCGATCCGGAATTCCTGTTCATGACTCCGGGCCACCGGGAGGCGCTCGCCCAGCTGCTCTACGGCATCCAGGAGCGAAAGGGCTTCATCCTGATTACCGCCGAGGTGGGCATGGGCAAGACCACCCTGCTCCAGGCGCTTCGCCGCGAGCTGGACAGCACGACCGCGGTCGCCTACGTCTCGAACTCGATGCTGCCGTTCCAGGGCCTCCTCGAGTACATGCTCGAGGACTTCGAGATCCAGAAGCCGGGGGAGTCGCACGCGCAGCGCCTGGTGACCTTGCAGAACTTCCTGCTCGAGCGCCACCGGACCGGGCAGAACACGGTGCTCATCCTGGACGAGGCCCAGAACCTCTACCCCCAGACCCTCGAACAGATCCGGCTGCTGTCGAACTTCGAGACCACCAAAGAGAAGATCCTCCAGATCGTTCTGGTCGGACAGCCGGAGCTGCTCGCCCGGCTCGAGCTCCCGGAGCTTCGGCAGCTCAAGCAGCGCATCGGCATGCTCTGCTCCATCCCACGCATGACCCGCAACGCAACGCGCAATTACATGCGTACGCGCCTCCGTCTAGCCGGAGCCAACGACGCGGGCATCTTCACCGAGGAAGCGGTCACCCGCATCACCGACTACGCGGACGGCATCCCGCGGATCGTGAATACCCTCTGCGACCACTGCCTGCTGATCGGCTATGCCGACCAGACCAGACGGATCGATCGGGACATCGTCGAGCAGGCGATCGGCTATCTCGAGGCCGGCGCGGTGCCGCGGCAGACGCGAAGGACGAGGGTCCGGGCCCGGACCGGCCGGAGTCGGGCGCGGCCGTCGCGGATGACCCCGCTGCGATGGGGCTTGCTCGGTACCTCTGCGGCCCTGATTGCCGGAGTCGCGATGACCTTCGTCGCGCATCCGTCTTTGCTGCCCCACGCGATGGACCTTTCTACCACCTACCTCTCGGACATTGCCCGGATGGTCCGGACCCTGATGGCACGATGA